A stretch of the Vibrio aquimaris genome encodes the following:
- a CDS encoding Qnr family pentapeptide repeat protein: MTIKNKTYRQQDFSHQDLQYAIYEDCEFIQCEFDRSDLRNAKFINCRFIEAKALEGCSFSYAKLKDTSFTNCMLAMSQFVGADCFGIEFRKCDLKGANFQRANFINRISDTVYFCSAYITGCNLSYVNLERALLEKCDLYENRWTEANLDSASFLGSDLSRGEFTKDQWGSFIVEGADLTHVDLEGVDVCRVSLDGVKICRWQQDQLLDKFGLIVID; the protein is encoded by the coding sequence ATGACAATTAAAAATAAAACCTACCGCCAGCAAGACTTTTCACATCAAGACCTTCAATACGCTATCTATGAAGATTGCGAGTTCATTCAATGCGAGTTTGATCGATCGGACTTACGTAATGCAAAATTTATTAACTGCCGCTTTATTGAAGCTAAAGCATTGGAAGGGTGTAGTTTCTCTTATGCCAAACTTAAGGATACAAGCTTTACCAACTGTATGTTGGCAATGAGTCAATTTGTCGGAGCTGATTGCTTTGGAATTGAATTTCGTAAGTGCGATTTAAAGGGAGCGAACTTTCAAAGAGCCAACTTTATTAATCGTATCAGCGACACAGTCTATTTTTGTTCTGCCTATATCACGGGATGCAATCTGAGTTATGTCAACCTCGAAAGGGCTCTACTTGAGAAGTGCGATTTATATGAAAACCGCTGGACTGAGGCGAACTTAGATTCGGCAAGCTTTTTGGGTTCTGATCTCTCAAGAGGAGAGTTTACCAAAGATCAATGGGGCTCATTTATTGTCGAAGGGGCTGACCTTACTCATGTTGATCTTGAAGGTGTTGATGTTTGTCGTGTCTCTCTTGATGGGGTGAAAATTTGTCGCTGGCAGCAAGATCAATTGCTCGATAAATTTGGTCTGATTGTTATTGATTGA
- a CDS encoding ABC transporter substrate-binding protein: MAALLCFFALGAASWLFTQHNWRANFHIPEVRIGVSLTPLASPFLIAEHLGLFEKHGLKVSLFPCASSMACTQLMLSRDVEYATASDSVVMFQSFEQSGLALLVSFVESDNDLKLLALSPSNISEVSQLEGKRVGVVKGSASEFYFDSVLIANNHKSLDVEKVYFQPHELVPALLSFRVDAISAWEPMGYKADLQSTSTVKNLGTLGIYQHSFNLLSTTPYLEFAGQEPVYLLKALDEAVEWINTYPDEASRVIAKRLNIPLNQVKWSWEDYVFRLSLGNSLLSNLQLQARWAQAEGLVGGAQPDFRRLLFTQPYQQIVALRD, from the coding sequence GTGGCGGCGCTACTCTGTTTTTTTGCTCTCGGAGCCGCTAGTTGGCTTTTTACTCAGCACAATTGGCGAGCAAATTTTCACATCCCCGAGGTAAGGATAGGTGTATCTTTGACTCCTTTAGCCTCACCATTTTTGATAGCAGAGCATCTAGGTTTGTTTGAAAAACATGGCCTCAAAGTTTCACTTTTTCCATGTGCAAGTAGTATGGCATGTACTCAATTAATGCTAAGTCGTGATGTTGAATATGCAACGGCTTCCGACTCTGTTGTCATGTTCCAAAGCTTTGAGCAGAGCGGTTTAGCTTTACTAGTCAGTTTTGTTGAATCAGATAATGACTTAAAACTCTTGGCGCTTAGCCCTTCTAACATCAGCGAAGTTAGCCAGTTAGAGGGTAAGAGAGTTGGGGTAGTTAAAGGAAGTGCGAGTGAATTTTATTTCGACTCTGTGCTTATTGCCAATAACCACAAATCGTTAGATGTCGAGAAAGTATATTTTCAACCTCATGAACTTGTTCCCGCGCTCTTGTCGTTTCGTGTTGATGCCATCTCAGCCTGGGAGCCGATGGGATACAAAGCGGATCTACAGTCAACCTCAACCGTCAAGAACCTTGGTACACTAGGTATATACCAGCATTCGTTTAATTTACTCTCTACCACGCCTTACTTAGAGTTTGCAGGTCAAGAGCCCGTGTACCTACTCAAAGCTCTTGATGAGGCAGTGGAGTGGATCAATACGTATCCCGATGAAGCATCAAGGGTAATAGCAAAAAGACTTAATATTCCACTAAATCAGGTTAAGTGGTCTTGGGAAGACTATGTTTTTCGGTTGTCATTGGGGAATTCATTACTTTCAAACCTCCAGCTTCAGGCCAGATGGGCACAGGCAGAAGGTTTAGTAGGAGGCGCGCAGCCTGACTTTAGGAGACTCCTTTTTACACAACCGTACCAACAAATTGTTGCTCTGAGAGACTAA
- a CDS encoding BLUF domain-containing protein, translating to MNLIEIVYVSKAGKRFNQDELEGILSKARKNNTDTDITGLLLYDGYGTFIQVLEGPETAVENLFEQIKLDTRHTNINRIGFHHIKKRSFPDWKMGFRVLDQDLESSLPGYSDFMKHRGEVQYLVEHSSFAMQMVHYFVKKD from the coding sequence ATGAATTTGATAGAGATCGTCTATGTCAGCAAAGCGGGAAAACGGTTCAACCAAGATGAATTGGAAGGCATACTTTCAAAAGCCCGTAAAAACAATACAGATACCGACATCACAGGCCTGCTACTTTACGATGGCTATGGCACTTTCATTCAAGTCTTAGAAGGCCCTGAGACAGCGGTTGAAAACCTGTTCGAACAGATAAAACTAGATACCCGCCATACCAATATCAACCGAATCGGTTTTCATCACATTAAGAAAAGAAGTTTTCCAGATTGGAAAATGGGTTTTCGCGTACTCGACCAAGATCTCGAATCATCACTCCCAGGCTACAGTGATTTTATGAAGCACAGAGGTGAGGTGCAGTACCTTGTCGAGCACTCAAGTTTCGCCATGCAGATGGTCCACTATTTTGTGAAAAAAGATTAG
- a CDS encoding methyl-accepting chemotaxis protein, with protein sequence MLSHFKIAHKVYLLGFFLLGAILLMGGFALNQMNKIGNELVDIAERDIPLTKSLTVLTEHQLQQAIYFERALIKAIRVEQGLAPMNTFEEARGKVEKFTVKVKKEIVEVENFIADSIPKLHEPKAKAKFEAKLAELKKVEDSYHSLVDEVKKTMLLGSQGKIVEMLAFSKKVEKHEDEIDTSLINILDDVQSFTLASALKAEEDEKFAIKWMTVIAIVSIVFGIVMPIWIARAIRNPIVALIGRLQQVANGDGDLTIRLDSSAKDETGTVASAFNTFLGVLTGTINVVTSKAEDLGKSSESALGAMQRTLANVEKQHRDIEQVATAINEMNATTQEVANSTANASAVTDAVKKHVLEGRKEAQEIQKIIEELTNEVTQSSGVIENLVSETNNIGTVLESIQGIAEQTNLLALNAAIEAARAGDTGRGFAVVADEVRSLAQRTQDATVDIQQLVETLQSEAKNAVTSMQKGTSTAQLCLEKSTQSANTFQLAAESVNEIAGLNVQIAAAAEEQAVVVRDLDANLTNIKSLSEETAEDSRSTATANESIAKNVIDLHQNLNKFQV encoded by the coding sequence ATGCTTTCACATTTTAAAATTGCTCACAAAGTCTATCTACTAGGGTTCTTTCTTCTAGGGGCGATCCTTCTAATGGGTGGTTTTGCACTGAATCAAATGAACAAGATTGGTAATGAGCTTGTCGATATCGCTGAGCGAGATATACCGCTTACCAAGTCGCTCACAGTACTCACTGAGCATCAACTACAGCAAGCCATTTACTTTGAGCGTGCCTTGATCAAAGCGATCCGAGTAGAGCAAGGGCTCGCGCCGATGAATACATTTGAGGAGGCGAGAGGTAAGGTTGAAAAGTTTACTGTAAAAGTTAAAAAGGAAATTGTAGAGGTTGAAAACTTTATTGCCGACTCTATCCCCAAGCTCCATGAACCAAAGGCTAAAGCCAAGTTCGAGGCTAAGTTAGCAGAACTAAAAAAAGTGGAAGACTCGTATCACTCACTGGTCGATGAAGTGAAAAAGACTATGCTATTAGGCTCTCAAGGCAAGATTGTTGAAATGCTCGCGTTTTCAAAGAAAGTTGAGAAGCATGAGGATGAAATAGATACCTCCCTAATCAACATTCTTGATGATGTACAAAGCTTTACGTTGGCAAGTGCCTTGAAGGCGGAAGAAGATGAGAAATTTGCCATCAAATGGATGACAGTGATCGCTATTGTATCGATTGTGTTTGGGATTGTGATGCCAATTTGGATTGCGAGAGCGATAAGAAACCCGATCGTTGCCTTAATTGGAAGGTTGCAGCAAGTAGCCAATGGTGACGGCGACTTAACGATTAGGCTTGACTCAAGCGCTAAAGATGAGACAGGGACGGTGGCAAGCGCCTTTAATACATTTTTGGGTGTGCTGACAGGAACGATTAATGTCGTGACCTCAAAGGCAGAAGATTTAGGCAAATCGTCAGAGTCTGCATTAGGCGCGATGCAAAGAACTCTAGCCAATGTCGAAAAGCAGCACAGAGACATTGAGCAGGTTGCAACCGCAATCAACGAAATGAATGCGACAACACAAGAAGTGGCCAATAGCACGGCCAATGCTTCGGCGGTAACCGATGCGGTGAAAAAACATGTGTTGGAAGGTCGTAAAGAAGCTCAAGAAATTCAGAAGATCATAGAAGAACTGACCAATGAGGTGACGCAGTCATCTGGTGTTATTGAAAATCTCGTCTCGGAGACCAACAACATCGGGACGGTTCTAGAGTCTATTCAGGGCATCGCGGAGCAAACTAATTTACTGGCACTCAATGCGGCCATAGAAGCGGCGCGAGCAGGGGATACTGGTCGAGGGTTTGCTGTTGTTGCTGATGAAGTACGCTCATTAGCACAACGCACTCAAGATGCGACGGTTGATATTCAGCAGTTGGTTGAAACCTTGCAATCTGAGGCGAAAAACGCTGTTACCAGTATGCAAAAAGGAACCAGCACAGCTCAGCTTTGTCTAGAGAAAAGTACTCAATCAGCCAACACATTCCAGTTGGCGGCAGAGTCCGTTAACGAAATCGCTGGATTAAATGTTCAGATAGCAGCGGCTGCTGAAGAACAAGCGGTTGTGGTTAGAGACTTAGATGCCAACTTAACTAACATTAAATCTTTGTCTGAAGAAACGGCGGAAGACTCAAGAAGCACAGCGACGGCAAACGAATCCATTGCTAAAAACGTGATTGATCTCCACCAAAACTTGAATAAATTCCAAGTGTAG
- a CDS encoding NADH:ubiquinone reductase (Na(+)-transporting) subunit B, whose protein sequence is MSLKSKVEAVAPTFEPGGRYEKFYPIYEAVATILYTPGMVNKGATHVRDSIDLKRIMIFVWLATFPTMFWGMYNIGNQSILAMMSQYSSQQLESVVTESWHLATAFGSSQGLIEAGWGSKMLLGALYFLPIYATVFVVGGFWEILFAVVRKHEINEGFFVSSVLFALILPPTIPLWQAALGITFGIVVAKEIFGGTGRNFLNPALAGRAFLYFAYPANMSGGGVWVAADGYSGATPLSQWYEGGSSNLINNMTGEAISWNDAFLGNLPGSMGEGSTLLIMLGGLLLIGMRIASWRIVGGVIIGLAVGSTLLNVISSDTNPMFSMPFYWHFVLGGVAFGTFFMATDPVSAAYTNSGKWAYGILIGLMAIAIRVLNPAYPEGIMLAILFANLFAPLFDFISKEANAKRRRQRVGRLG, encoded by the coding sequence ATGAGCTTGAAATCCAAAGTTGAGGCTGTGGCTCCGACGTTTGAACCAGGCGGGAGATATGAGAAGTTTTATCCGATATATGAGGCCGTTGCCACTATTCTATACACCCCCGGAATGGTGAATAAAGGTGCGACACATGTAAGAGACAGTATTGATCTCAAACGCATCATGATTTTTGTTTGGTTAGCGACTTTCCCCACCATGTTCTGGGGGATGTACAATATTGGCAACCAATCTATCTTGGCGATGATGAGCCAATATTCGTCTCAACAACTCGAATCCGTCGTCACAGAGAGCTGGCATCTAGCTACAGCGTTCGGCAGCTCTCAGGGGCTAATAGAAGCCGGTTGGGGCAGTAAAATGTTGCTGGGGGCCCTGTATTTCTTACCCATTTATGCGACTGTGTTTGTAGTAGGAGGGTTTTGGGAAATATTGTTCGCGGTTGTGCGTAAACATGAGATTAATGAAGGCTTTTTTGTTAGCTCAGTGCTGTTTGCGCTGATTCTCCCGCCTACCATTCCTCTTTGGCAGGCCGCTTTAGGGATTACTTTCGGTATTGTGGTTGCCAAAGAGATTTTTGGTGGCACAGGGCGTAACTTCTTGAATCCAGCGTTAGCAGGCCGTGCCTTTTTGTACTTTGCCTATCCTGCCAATATGTCTGGTGGAGGAGTTTGGGTTGCTGCCGATGGGTATTCTGGCGCAACACCATTAAGTCAGTGGTATGAAGGAGGTTCGAGTAATCTCATCAATAATATGACGGGTGAAGCCATTAGCTGGAACGATGCGTTTTTGGGGAATTTACCAGGTTCGATGGGGGAAGGATCCACGCTTCTTATCATGCTTGGGGGCCTACTTTTGATCGGGATGCGTATCGCGTCGTGGAGAATTGTCGGCGGTGTGATTATTGGACTTGCGGTCGGCTCCACCTTACTCAATGTGATAAGCTCTGACACAAACCCCATGTTTTCTATGCCGTTTTACTGGCATTTCGTCTTGGGTGGGGTAGCTTTCGGTACCTTCTTTATGGCAACGGACCCGGTCTCTGCTGCCTACACCAATTCAGGTAAATGGGCGTACGGAATTTTGATCGGGCTGATGGCAATAGCAATTCGTGTGTTGAACCCAGCCTATCCAGAAGGGATTATGCTTGCCATCTTATTTGCTAATTTGTTTGCTCCTTTGTTCGATTTTATCTCCAAAGAAGCGAATGCTAAGAGAAGACGTCAGAGGGTTGGTCGTCTCGGATAA
- the pulA gene encoding pullulanase-type alpha-1,6-glucosidase, with product MKIKLTKLNVLTAAFGLLAGYGSALEAQTIGTRLDTNIMHGSPSLNYSSDNQLSVKLDGAAAHWLDLNSIAWFDHSKAVSYQIWSNESGLSDISHPQDFTKYDMVVAGLSDKPKFPHLKGRTGFELTVSPETAKALLKTQLIAVALDEQGKVIVATRIQTPGVIDDLYTSGENDADEARLGSWMDENGANFALWAPTAQKVELHLYDKAKVPLSGSPYTLQLDSSTGIWHFQGETSLKNMFYRYEVTAIHPQTDQIESMMVTDPYSLSLSTSSRYSQLVDLSDAETKPDDWDSHSTPELVNPEDNIVYELHVRDFSASDKQGEKRNNGKYLAFLEDERDSVKHLMSLKNAGITTVHLLPTYDLASIPEEPEKTLNLTDSVEKLCGINPQANLCATNTSRHLSMLSLLEKTDPNSGEAQALLADIRPLDGFNWGYDPFHYNVPEGSYAVASDGISRIREYRQMIQKLHQMGFRVVQDVVYNHTYASGVSDHSVLDKVVPGYYHRLNPITGAVENSTCCDNTASEHRMFEKLVADSVEMWAKHYKVDGFRFDLMGHLMKSSILHVFEQTKRVDHDTWFYGEGWNFGEVANGQRGENATQWSMAGTGIGTYNDRLRDGVRGGGPFDSGDALLQTPGFANAGNRFSDELKSKTDLIRYGMAGNLQNYPLETFSGAMVNGRDFLYGGQGAAYTLDPQESINYVSKHDNQTLWDFNQYKADAWVGSAERARMQIVGLSTVMLGQGIPFIHMGSELLRSKSMERDSYDSGDWYNKVDFTKQTNNWNVGLPRADKDIANWDAIRSVISNPNTFAQPQDIIWTDQVFKELLQIRSASPLLRLVNEEQVLQRVQFHNTGPDALAGMIVMSVNDGISAGEDIDSNVDALVVAINANTSEQTISIQGAKDFQLHPVLVNSYDLSVRQAKFEGSSFTIPPLTAAVFVQVQKGAQGLGLVVDPTSEPAPFGHTKVFLRGSMNDWQANSQLIYQGDGIYDVEAYLTPGVYEFKFASSDWEQVDLGFDELTNLHDSIGFVRGENGNIKVIINNQGVHKFRLDASRQNTLTASVQYTNLDYACYQDDNQACNLRIYQVMVESFVDGDPQKGYGVGYGNSHHNGDLQGVIDSLDYIANLNVNALWLTPVFDSCAGQAGDDRLDATGYFPCDYFNVDPKFGTNDKLRELIDKAHARGLYVFLDGVFGHSNLSGVKPSPTGKLPHLKLEQGYPGHYVIYPDMASQDFFTEVATHWIKEYGIDGWRLDQSYQLPLDTWRDIRLAVEQASKENQQAGKQWGTLGYMVGEVWSGADDITATTYGSDADPGLSSAFNFPLRYGLVQALAVEESGQKGSARALDAIWNSRAKSPYHAMPNLMLGNHDLVRFGDLIQRGNLGDYTKRHKAALSFLAAYSGPITIYYGDEIGDEITGFAKQIIQNCAIQGLCDDHVSRSSAKIEGVTVLALAPEQQEIKQYLTELMRLRSQHPALYAGKRRNLWLDDNIYADLKVYGDEKILYVLNTSTSDQILLLDTRYLKATYCLRDLIDDELFTITEGTVRVGIPALSGRFLMLE from the coding sequence ATGAAAATAAAGCTAACCAAACTCAATGTATTGACAGCTGCATTTGGATTACTGGCCGGCTATGGCAGTGCATTAGAAGCTCAAACGATAGGAACACGTTTGGACACCAATATCATGCATGGAAGTCCATCACTTAACTATTCTTCAGACAATCAATTGTCGGTCAAACTCGATGGCGCCGCTGCTCATTGGCTCGACCTTAATTCTATTGCTTGGTTTGACCACAGCAAAGCGGTGAGTTATCAGATTTGGAGTAACGAATCTGGATTGAGTGATATTAGTCACCCACAAGATTTCACTAAGTACGACATGGTGGTTGCGGGACTTAGTGATAAACCGAAATTTCCCCACCTCAAGGGGCGCACTGGTTTTGAGCTTACTGTCAGTCCAGAAACCGCTAAAGCGCTACTCAAAACCCAATTAATTGCGGTTGCCCTTGATGAGCAAGGAAAAGTCATTGTTGCCACTCGGATACAGACTCCGGGCGTAATAGATGACTTATATACCTCGGGCGAAAATGATGCTGACGAGGCAAGATTGGGCAGCTGGATGGATGAAAATGGCGCCAACTTTGCTTTGTGGGCGCCAACGGCTCAGAAAGTCGAATTGCATCTATACGATAAAGCTAAGGTGCCGTTATCGGGCTCGCCCTATACTTTGCAACTTGATTCTTCGACTGGCATTTGGCATTTTCAAGGTGAAACTTCACTGAAAAACATGTTTTACCGCTACGAAGTAACCGCCATTCACCCTCAAACAGACCAGATTGAGTCTATGATGGTGACAGACCCATATTCACTGTCACTCAGCACTTCCAGCCGTTATTCCCAGCTTGTTGACTTAAGTGATGCAGAAACCAAGCCTGATGATTGGGACAGTCACAGTACGCCAGAGCTTGTCAACCCAGAAGACAATATCGTTTACGAACTTCATGTTCGTGATTTTAGTGCGAGCGATAAGCAAGGAGAAAAGCGCAATAATGGTAAATACCTCGCGTTTCTTGAAGATGAAAGAGACAGTGTTAAGCATCTGATGTCGCTAAAAAATGCAGGAATAACGACGGTTCACCTCTTGCCCACTTATGATCTTGCCTCAATACCTGAAGAGCCTGAAAAGACATTAAATCTGACCGATTCGGTTGAAAAGCTCTGTGGTATTAACCCTCAAGCAAACTTATGTGCCACAAACACTTCTCGTCATTTATCGATGTTGTCGTTACTGGAAAAAACTGATCCCAACAGTGGTGAAGCGCAGGCATTGCTAGCGGATATTCGCCCTTTAGATGGCTTTAACTGGGGCTATGATCCTTTTCATTACAATGTTCCAGAAGGCAGTTATGCGGTCGCGAGTGATGGTATTTCGCGTATTCGAGAGTATCGGCAAATGATACAAAAACTTCATCAGATGGGCTTTAGAGTCGTTCAAGATGTGGTGTATAACCACACTTATGCCTCTGGAGTGTCTGATCATTCGGTACTCGATAAGGTGGTGCCTGGATATTATCATCGCCTCAATCCGATTACCGGTGCGGTTGAGAATTCAACCTGTTGCGACAATACGGCCTCTGAGCACCGTATGTTTGAGAAGTTAGTTGCGGACAGTGTTGAAATGTGGGCGAAACACTACAAAGTAGATGGGTTTAGGTTTGACTTGATGGGACACTTGATGAAGTCGAGTATCTTGCATGTCTTCGAGCAAACCAAGCGGGTGGATCACGATACTTGGTTTTATGGAGAAGGGTGGAATTTTGGTGAAGTCGCCAATGGTCAACGGGGAGAAAATGCGACACAATGGTCAATGGCGGGCACAGGCATTGGCACCTACAATGATCGCTTGCGTGATGGTGTGCGTGGTGGAGGCCCTTTTGATAGCGGGGATGCGCTTCTTCAAACTCCGGGTTTTGCAAATGCAGGTAATCGATTTAGTGATGAATTAAAGTCGAAGACAGATTTGATTCGTTACGGCATGGCGGGTAATTTGCAAAATTATCCACTAGAAACATTTAGCGGTGCGATGGTGAATGGTCGGGATTTTCTATATGGCGGCCAAGGAGCAGCCTATACACTCGACCCTCAGGAGTCGATTAACTACGTCTCAAAGCACGATAACCAAACCTTGTGGGATTTCAATCAATACAAAGCCGATGCTTGGGTAGGTTCTGCGGAGCGAGCACGCATGCAAATTGTTGGCTTATCCACAGTTATGCTTGGGCAAGGTATTCCATTTATCCATATGGGCTCTGAATTGCTTCGCTCAAAGTCGATGGAGCGTGATAGCTACGACAGTGGGGATTGGTACAATAAAGTTGATTTTACTAAACAAACCAATAATTGGAATGTGGGCTTGCCTCGTGCTGATAAAGATATCGCCAATTGGGATGCCATCCGCTCTGTCATATCTAATCCCAATACCTTTGCTCAGCCACAAGATATCATTTGGACTGACCAAGTCTTTAAAGAATTGCTTCAGATCCGCTCAGCTTCACCCTTGCTGCGCTTAGTCAATGAAGAACAAGTTTTACAACGTGTACAATTTCACAATACTGGGCCTGACGCGCTTGCTGGCATGATTGTTATGTCGGTAAATGACGGGATAAGTGCAGGAGAAGATATAGATAGCAATGTCGATGCTTTGGTTGTTGCGATTAATGCCAATACTTCTGAGCAAACCATTTCGATTCAGGGTGCTAAAGACTTTCAACTTCATCCTGTTCTCGTCAATTCTTATGACTTATCGGTCAGACAAGCCAAGTTTGAGGGCAGCTCTTTCACCATTCCACCTCTTACCGCTGCGGTATTTGTTCAGGTACAAAAAGGTGCTCAAGGACTAGGTTTAGTCGTGGACCCAACTTCTGAACCTGCTCCTTTTGGTCACACCAAAGTGTTTTTGAGAGGTTCGATGAATGATTGGCAAGCCAATAGCCAGCTCATCTACCAAGGTGATGGCATTTATGATGTTGAAGCCTATCTAACACCGGGTGTCTACGAATTTAAGTTTGCTTCATCTGACTGGGAGCAAGTCGACCTCGGTTTTGATGAGCTAACGAACTTGCATGATTCTATTGGGTTTGTAAGAGGCGAAAATGGCAACATCAAAGTCATCATAAACAACCAAGGAGTGCATAAGTTTAGGCTTGATGCTTCTCGGCAAAATACACTTACAGCCTCTGTTCAGTACACTAACCTTGATTACGCATGCTATCAAGATGATAACCAAGCTTGTAATCTGAGGATCTATCAAGTCATGGTGGAGTCTTTTGTCGATGGTGATCCGCAAAAGGGCTATGGTGTTGGCTATGGCAACTCACATCACAATGGTGATCTGCAAGGTGTGATTGATAGCTTAGATTACATCGCCAATCTCAACGTGAATGCCTTATGGTTAACCCCTGTATTTGACTCTTGTGCTGGGCAAGCAGGGGACGATCGATTGGATGCAACGGGTTACTTTCCTTGTGACTATTTTAATGTCGATCCTAAATTTGGTACCAATGACAAACTAAGAGAACTGATCGACAAAGCGCATGCAAGAGGTTTATATGTTTTCTTGGATGGTGTCTTTGGTCATTCTAACCTATCGGGTGTGAAACCTTCTCCTACAGGAAAGTTACCGCATTTAAAACTCGAACAAGGTTACCCTGGCCACTATGTTATCTATCCAGATATGGCAAGTCAGGACTTTTTTACCGAAGTTGCAACGCACTGGATAAAAGAATACGGCATCGATGGCTGGAGGCTCGACCAATCCTATCAACTTCCGTTAGATACTTGGCGTGATATCCGCTTGGCAGTTGAGCAAGCGTCGAAGGAGAATCAACAAGCGGGTAAGCAATGGGGAACCTTAGGCTATATGGTGGGTGAAGTATGGAGCGGTGCCGATGATATCACGGCAACGACTTATGGCAGTGATGCCGATCCAGGACTGTCATCGGCGTTTAACTTCCCTTTGCGTTATGGACTTGTTCAAGCACTTGCGGTGGAAGAGTCGGGCCAAAAGGGCAGTGCAAGAGCCTTAGATGCGATATGGAATAGTCGAGCTAAGTCTCCCTATCATGCGATGCCCAATCTTATGCTAGGCAACCATGATTTAGTTCGCTTTGGCGATCTTATCCAGCGAGGAAATCTGGGAGATTATACTAAGAGGCACAAAGCGGCATTGAGTTTTCTTGCTGCGTATTCGGGGCCAATCACGATTTATTATGGTGACGAAATTGGTGATGAAATAACAGGCTTTGCCAAACAAATTATCCAGAATTGTGCTATTCAAGGCCTGTGTGATGACCATGTCTCACGCTCTAGTGCCAAGATTGAAGGTGTGACAGTCTTAGCGCTAGCACCTGAGCAACAAGAAATAAAACAGTATCTTACCGAGCTAATGCGCCTTCGCAGCCAGCACCCTGCCTTATATGCTGGAAAGCGCCGGAACCTTTGGCTAGATGATAATATTTATGCGGATCTTAAAGTCTATGGCGACGAGAAAATTCTGTACGTGCTGAATACCTCTACCTCTGACCAAATCTTGTTGTTAGACACCCGTTACCTAAAAGCCACCTATTGTCTTAGAGATCTTATTGATGATGAGTTATTCACTATAACAGAGGGTACTGTTCGAGTTGGGATTCCTGCATTAAGTGGTCGTTTTTTGATGCTAGAGTAG
- a CDS encoding SDR family oxidoreductase, with product MKVLIFGGSGGIGHSLCTQLLSHQPEIDLHATYHSHKPNDLGSGLTWHNIDITAEDDISKLAAQFSSLDWIINAIGLLHTPSNGPEKNLQSCQSEFFLENIKVNALPTLLIAKHFSACLKASSHPRFVTISAKVGSIEDNRLGGWYSYRSSKAALNMLIKNISIEWSRRIPKACILSIHPGTTDTPLSKPFQANVPDGKLFEPDKVASDILHIIEKANPEITGSFLSYDGQRLPW from the coding sequence ATGAAAGTACTTATTTTTGGTGGTAGTGGAGGAATAGGCCATTCACTGTGTACGCAACTACTGAGCCATCAACCAGAAATAGATCTTCACGCCACTTACCATAGTCATAAACCGAATGATCTTGGCAGTGGCCTCACATGGCATAATATCGATATTACCGCTGAGGATGACATTAGCAAGCTCGCCGCTCAATTTTCATCGCTTGACTGGATAATCAATGCCATTGGTCTTTTGCATACACCGAGCAACGGCCCAGAGAAAAACCTTCAATCTTGCCAATCTGAATTTTTCTTAGAAAATATCAAAGTCAATGCATTACCAACCCTATTAATCGCAAAACACTTTTCAGCATGTTTAAAAGCGAGTAGCCACCCCCGTTTCGTCACTATATCCGCTAAGGTAGGAAGTATAGAAGACAACAGATTAGGAGGATGGTACAGCTATCGTTCATCAAAAGCAGCACTCAATATGCTCATCAAAAATATCAGTATCGAATGGTCAAGACGTATACCAAAAGCTTGCATTTTATCTATTCACCCGGGTACTACTGATACGCCATTATCAAAGCCTTTTCAGGCCAACGTTCCTGACGGTAAACTGTTTGAGCCAGACAAAGTCGCATCGGATATTTTGCACATTATAGAAAAGGCTAACCCTGAAATTACAGGCAGCTTTTTATCCTACGATGGACAAAGGCTGCCTTGGTGA
- a CDS encoding peptide-methionine (S)-S-oxide reductase, which yields MKQPSTEEIYFAGGCLWGVQEFIRHLPGVISTEAGRANGIRKDTKGDYDGYAECVRTQFDPEVTNIERLMTQFFEIIDPYSINQQGQDIGLKYRTGIYSQSNQHLEKAKLFIDQQPKSHTIAVEVLPLTNYVKSDPEHQDRLTNYPQDYCHLPLSLLHKYKVEP from the coding sequence ATGAAACAACCCTCTACAGAAGAAATTTACTTTGCTGGCGGCTGCCTATGGGGTGTTCAGGAGTTTATTCGCCATTTACCCGGCGTAATATCGACTGAGGCTGGGCGAGCAAATGGTATTCGCAAGGATACTAAAGGAGATTATGATGGCTACGCTGAATGTGTCAGGACTCAATTTGATCCAGAGGTAACCAATATAGAACGACTTATGACGCAGTTTTTCGAGATCATTGACCCATACAGCATTAATCAGCAAGGGCAAGATATAGGACTAAAATACCGCACAGGTATCTACAGCCAAAGCAATCAGCATCTAGAAAAAGCCAAACTCTTTATTGACCAGCAACCCAAGAGTCACACTATTGCCGTTGAGGTTCTACCTTTGACCAATTACGTAAAAAGCGATCCTGAACATCAGGACCGCCTCACAAATTATCCCCAAGATTACTGCCATCTTCCTTTGTCACTACTTCATAAGTACAAAGTCGAACCCTAG